A genome region from Bacillota bacterium includes the following:
- a CDS encoding DUF3842 family protein, giving the protein MKIAVVDGQGGGIGKVITEQIRKELPPEKEIIALGTNAIATSLMLKAGANEGASGENAVIQSVKDVDLIVGSLGIIFAHSMRGELTPKMAEAIAKSRAKKILLPLTPVQVKVVGMEKEAETEPLNHLVARLVARLKEIAEREAGN; this is encoded by the coding sequence ATGAAGATCGCAGTTGTGGATGGCCAGGGTGGCGGGATTGGAAAGGTAATCACCGAGCAGATCAGGAAGGAACTCCCTCCTGAAAAAGAGATCATCGCCCTGGGCACCAATGCCATTGCCACTTCTTTGATGCTTAAGGCTGGTGCCAATGAAGGTGCCAGTGGGGAAAACGCAGTAATCCAGAGCGTAAAGGATGTAGATCTGATTGTGGGGTCACTGGGAATCATCTTTGCCCATTCCATGCGGGGTGAACTCACGCCTAAAATGGCCGAAGCCATCGCAAAAAGCAGAGCCAAAAAGATTCTTTTGCCCTTGACTCCTGTCCAGGTAAAAGTGGTGGGGATGGAAAAAGAGGCGGAAACCGAACCTCTAAACCACCTGGTTGCAAGGCTGGTCGCAAGACTGAAAGAGATTGCGGAGCGTGAAGCTGGTAATTAA
- a CDS encoding ABC transporter substrate-binding protein, translating to MKKKRLSFKRISYVVLALLLLGAVTSGGCSQKNVPAQGQAQELVIALGEKEVTSLDPYDPQGSSSSWYIQPMLFETLCYDTLKGTEPMLAQKWEMSPDGKEWTFHLREGVKFHDGSPLTAEAVKFSIEKSLANTISGLGARKPPVPISRVEAPDEKTVVVHLEKPYGPFLSEIANVRIVSPASYQGDKFARPVGTGPWVVASFNPQEMVFAPFEDYWRGKPKLSKVTIKCIPDPQARVMALEAGEVDVIGVDMQGVEPAAAKSLAASGKYQVISLHQAYLVALYFNPRAELLKDIRVRQAINYALNREEMVAKLLEGYGVPAKGPVGFDTSIPWTSPHIKGYPHDPEKAKALLKDAGFKGDAPLKLAYEGYRAYHKALAELIQAQLAAVGIKVELNSYESGAFTKVIQAGQYDLALIPPYGKREEDPYPYLGMFFFSQGRYKVMESAEFDRLFMAQLFTGNPKEREKLYWALQEEIMKNCPAAFLFHPDRITVLKKDIQGWESDYGFNSLTTLWKVSRG from the coding sequence TTGTCGTTTAAGAGAATCTCTTATGTGGTCCTGGCATTGCTCCTCCTAGGGGCGGTAACGTCAGGTGGTTGCAGCCAAAAGAATGTACCGGCACAGGGGCAGGCGCAGGAGCTTGTCATAGCACTGGGCGAAAAAGAAGTGACCTCCCTCGACCCTTACGATCCACAAGGTTCCTCTTCTTCCTGGTACATTCAGCCGATGCTCTTTGAAACCCTGTGCTATGACACGTTGAAGGGCACAGAGCCCATGCTAGCGCAAAAGTGGGAAATGTCGCCGGACGGGAAAGAATGGACGTTCCATCTCCGGGAAGGGGTAAAGTTTCATGATGGTAGTCCACTTACGGCAGAGGCGGTAAAATTCAGCATCGAAAAGTCTTTGGCGAACACGATCTCCGGCTTGGGGGCCAGAAAGCCGCCGGTACCGATAAGCAGGGTGGAAGCCCCAGATGAAAAAACGGTGGTGGTTCACCTCGAGAAGCCTTATGGGCCTTTCCTTTCTGAAATCGCCAACGTAAGGATCGTCAGTCCTGCCTCCTATCAAGGAGATAAGTTTGCGAGACCCGTGGGGACCGGTCCCTGGGTGGTTGCTTCCTTTAACCCTCAGGAAATGGTCTTTGCGCCTTTTGAGGATTACTGGCGGGGGAAACCCAAGCTCAGCAAAGTTACGATAAAGTGCATTCCCGATCCGCAGGCGCGGGTGATGGCCCTGGAGGCCGGCGAGGTGGATGTGATTGGGGTGGACATGCAGGGAGTGGAGCCGGCGGCAGCTAAGAGCCTAGCGGCGTCCGGGAAGTACCAGGTGATATCTCTCCACCAGGCTTATTTAGTAGCGCTATACTTCAACCCGCGCGCCGAACTGCTAAAAGACATCCGGGTGAGGCAGGCCATAAACTATGCGCTGAACCGGGAGGAAATGGTGGCCAAGCTGCTGGAGGGCTACGGCGTCCCTGCCAAAGGGCCCGTCGGATTTGACACTTCCATCCCCTGGACCAGCCCGCATATAAAAGGGTATCCTCACGACCCAGAAAAGGCCAAAGCCCTTCTTAAAGATGCGGGGTTCAAAGGGGACGCGCCGCTCAAGCTTGCCTACGAAGGCTACCGTGCCTACCACAAAGCTCTGGCCGAGCTGATTCAGGCCCAGCTTGCCGCCGTGGGGATTAAGGTCGAGCTCAACTCCTACGAGTCAGGGGCCTTCACTAAAGTCATCCAGGCAGGCCAGTACGATCTGGCGCTCATTCCGCCTTACGGCAAGCGCGAAGAGGATCCTTACCCCTATCTCGGAATGTTTTTCTTCTCCCAGGGACGCTACAAGGTGATGGAAAGCGCTGAATTTGACCGGCTTTTTATGGCCCAGCTTTTCACTGGTAACCCGAAGGAGCGCGAGAAACTCTACTGGGCGCTTCAGGAGGAAATCATGAAGAACTGCCCGGCGGCCTTCCTGTTCCACCCCGACCGGATAACGGTGCTTAAAAAAGACATTCAAGGGTGGGAGTCGGATTATGGTTTTAACAGCCTGACTACCCTCTGGAAGGTGAGCCGGGGATAA
- a CDS encoding ABC transporter substrate-binding protein, with amino-acid sequence MLIFTLGLGQLALAPAIQAAGIKERRITITDSTGRLVRVPCPPRRIISVNGNASELICAFGAGEKIVGISDTTDFPPLLKDKTKVGKVMTPNIEKIAALKPDLFIAYGSGMALKQEIVSKLQKLGIPVVLLDCYKLETMAQDVRILGKILAREKEAGEYLAFFEKYRRLIESRTEKLPAKMKPLVYLELFSDYHTVSAGSGAAQMLEAAGGRNVAGGFRVPYPQVSSEWVLARNPQVVVHISSTSSLPSGFGKSPEALKKKRSEIISRPAWRNVRAVQTGKVYLPSSEIYTGPRGIVGLAYLAKWLHPRLFPDVDPEAIHRELLKKFHGLELKGAWVYPSERRKTGKGMR; translated from the coding sequence GTGTTGATTTTCACCCTGGGCTTAGGTCAGCTTGCTCTTGCCCCGGCAATCCAGGCAGCAGGAATTAAGGAAAGACGAATTACCATCACCGACTCGACGGGCCGTTTAGTCCGGGTTCCCTGCCCGCCCAGGCGGATTATTTCTGTTAACGGCAACGCCTCGGAGTTGATCTGCGCCTTTGGGGCAGGAGAGAAGATTGTTGGAATTTCTGATACAACTGATTTTCCTCCGCTGCTAAAAGATAAGACAAAAGTAGGAAAGGTCATGACACCTAATATAGAAAAAATCGCAGCATTAAAACCTGATCTCTTTATTGCATACGGGAGCGGCATGGCGCTTAAACAGGAGATTGTAAGCAAGCTGCAGAAACTTGGCATTCCTGTCGTGCTCCTGGACTGCTATAAACTGGAAACCATGGCTCAGGATGTAAGAATCCTGGGCAAGATCTTGGCCAGAGAAAAAGAGGCTGGGGAGTATCTCGCCTTTTTCGAGAAGTACCGCCGCCTCATTGAAAGCCGCACAGAGAAACTCCCGGCGAAAATGAAGCCCTTGGTATACCTGGAGTTGTTCAGTGATTATCACACTGTCAGCGCCGGTTCGGGGGCAGCCCAAATGCTGGAGGCTGCCGGAGGGAGGAACGTTGCCGGGGGCTTCCGCGTTCCTTATCCCCAGGTCAGCTCTGAATGGGTGCTGGCCAGAAATCCCCAGGTCGTTGTTCATATTTCCAGTACCTCTTCTCTACCTTCTGGATTTGGTAAATCACCAGAAGCCTTGAAAAAGAAAAGATCAGAGATTATCTCCCGGCCGGCCTGGCGGAACGTCAGAGCAGTGCAGACAGGCAAAGTATACCTGCCCTCCAGCGAGATTTATACAGGTCCCCGGGGGATTGTGGGGCTCGCTTATCTTGCGAAGTGGCTGCATCCCAGGCTCTTCCCGGATGTCGATCCGGAGGCCATTCACCGCGAGCTCCTGAAAAAGTTCCACGGGCTAGAACTCAAGGGCGCCTGGGTCTATCCCAGTGAACGAAGAAAAACAGGAAAAGGGATGAGATAG
- a CDS encoding cobaltochelatase subunit CobN: MVNFLLLTTMDNTRELREALAEIRAEYGEILSVKKIYFSDWERGRIDPVEVEEAARSSQVILVDIRGQTEFTDRLRELVAGSAATVVVLVGGSRDILSLTRMGSFSGADLPRREGRFDIEVYLKARKFMDLTKKLGSILPVGKLKHMRNWLVACEYYAEGDKQNLKNLLLFLLREYCGARVKVGPPQRRPDYGIWWPPDRHFAELKAFKTFAGWDEGKPTVGVFFYGGMHFADCAPVVEALVEELRGEVNLIPVFSKVEQNLAAMRAFFFDEGHPVVDLVVNLQYFRLHGGPYGGSPEPTYRLLSKLGVPVLTGFRSYTTEIEEWQRENRLNPLEITLGVMLPELDGCIEPVYVGGLESLGKDEVLGGEVKEVRAFPEGIERLCGRIRRWLALRKKPNAEKRLAIILYDYPPGEANLGSAGYLDALESLLVLLERLAAAGYRVEIPAGDLGEFLLSCGVANTPEWQVAPSGIAVDAEVYRRWYRELPPDLRAEVERHWGEPPGTVMARHGEILVPGVVVGNVFIGVQPSRGVHENPEKAYHDQELPPHHQYLSFYWWLRKEFRADCIIHWGMHGTLEFTKGKEAPVSRRCFPDILIGDVPHLYYYWVGNPSESTIAKRRSYAVTVSHASPPVIAAGLYGEYLELEALLAEYRKAEGRDKESLAGAIKEKAETLSLPTGDLAGLETYLYRMKRRLIPKGLHVLDQKLQGEDLVNYLAALVRFDREVPSFYRTVAEKMGFSYESLARNPEAFAAVEREVHRAIERWLAGEEAPLPPEIGRYLAGIKENIARSEESAGLLSVLDGRYLVPSLAGDPVRSPEVYPVGRNMYEFDPRLIPTTLALKRGEETVKAILERFYRTHARYPETVGTVLWGFETLSTGGETIAQILAYLGVRLVRKESPWFKELELIPLEELGRPRIDVLVTICGIFRDICAPQIELINQAVQLAAGAAEPEELNFVRKHSLEMAAEHGNASRARVFGPQATEYATSMRTLVESGVWREEKELAESYDSSMSYCYYRGKVEENRALFARLVSTVDVVSQVRHSTEYEFTDLDHYYEFFGGLSRSVAEKKGKVPEQWVVDITEEITEVADVGLAIDRAVRTRLFNPGWIDEMLKHKHHGAQKIAERIEYLIGLKATTGRVDEWVFREAVRRFLLDQEMRRRLTENNRFAALKIANKLGEALQRGYMGLSEEEYSKLVEAALEIEAQIEEET, translated from the coding sequence ATGGTCAATTTTCTTCTTCTCACCACCATGGACAACACCCGAGAGCTCAGGGAAGCGCTGGCAGAGATCAGGGCCGAGTACGGAGAAATCCTTTCTGTCAAGAAAATCTATTTCTCCGACTGGGAGCGGGGGAGGATTGATCCGGTAGAGGTGGAAGAAGCGGCAAGAAGTTCTCAGGTTATCCTCGTGGACATCCGCGGGCAGACGGAATTCACCGACCGTCTTCGGGAGTTGGTGGCTGGGAGCGCCGCCACGGTGGTGGTTCTGGTCGGCGGCAGCCGCGATATTCTTTCCCTCACCCGGATGGGTTCTTTTTCCGGGGCCGATCTTCCCCGGCGCGAGGGGCGTTTTGACATCGAGGTTTACCTTAAAGCCAGGAAGTTTATGGATCTCACCAAAAAGTTGGGCTCTATTTTACCTGTGGGCAAGCTTAAGCACATGCGCAACTGGCTGGTAGCCTGCGAGTACTACGCTGAGGGCGACAAGCAGAACCTCAAGAACCTGCTTCTCTTCCTCTTGCGGGAGTACTGCGGGGCCAGGGTGAAGGTGGGGCCGCCCCAAAGAAGGCCAGATTATGGCATCTGGTGGCCTCCTGATCGCCACTTTGCTGAGCTGAAGGCTTTTAAGACTTTTGCAGGGTGGGACGAGGGCAAGCCTACCGTGGGCGTTTTCTTTTACGGCGGCATGCACTTTGCTGACTGCGCGCCGGTGGTGGAAGCACTGGTGGAGGAATTGCGCGGCGAAGTCAACCTCATCCCCGTTTTTTCTAAGGTGGAACAAAACCTGGCGGCTATGCGAGCCTTTTTCTTTGACGAAGGGCATCCAGTAGTTGACCTTGTGGTTAACCTGCAGTACTTCCGGTTGCACGGTGGGCCTTACGGCGGGTCGCCCGAACCAACCTACCGGTTGTTGTCCAAACTTGGTGTTCCGGTGCTGACCGGATTTCGGTCTTATACGACGGAAATAGAGGAGTGGCAAAGAGAGAACCGCCTGAATCCCCTGGAAATCACCCTGGGCGTCATGTTGCCGGAGTTGGACGGTTGTATAGAACCGGTTTACGTAGGGGGACTCGAGTCCCTCGGAAAAGATGAGGTGTTGGGCGGGGAAGTAAAGGAAGTCCGGGCCTTCCCCGAAGGAATAGAGAGGCTTTGCGGCCGCATCCGGCGGTGGCTTGCTCTGCGGAAAAAGCCCAACGCCGAGAAAAGGCTGGCTATTATTCTCTACGATTATCCTCCGGGCGAAGCTAACCTGGGCAGCGCCGGTTATCTTGATGCCCTGGAAAGCCTGCTGGTCCTTCTCGAAAGGCTCGCGGCTGCCGGGTACCGCGTGGAAATTCCGGCGGGGGACTTGGGGGAATTTCTCTTATCCTGCGGCGTGGCGAACACGCCTGAGTGGCAGGTAGCTCCTTCCGGAATAGCAGTGGATGCGGAGGTTTACCGCCGGTGGTACCGCGAGTTGCCGCCGGATCTGCGGGCAGAGGTCGAAAGGCACTGGGGAGAGCCGCCGGGAACCGTAATGGCCAGGCATGGCGAGATTTTGGTTCCGGGCGTGGTGGTGGGCAACGTTTTCATCGGCGTGCAGCCGTCGCGCGGTGTTCACGAGAATCCCGAGAAGGCCTATCACGACCAGGAGTTGCCGCCTCACCACCAGTACCTCAGTTTTTACTGGTGGTTACGAAAAGAATTTCGGGCGGACTGCATCATCCACTGGGGAATGCACGGCACCCTGGAGTTCACCAAAGGCAAAGAAGCTCCGGTGTCGCGCCGCTGCTTCCCGGATATCCTGATCGGCGACGTTCCCCACCTCTACTACTACTGGGTGGGCAATCCCTCCGAATCCACCATTGCCAAGCGGAGAAGTTACGCGGTGACGGTTTCCCATGCCTCGCCGCCGGTAATTGCAGCCGGCCTTTACGGCGAGTACTTAGAGCTGGAGGCACTGTTGGCAGAGTACCGGAAAGCCGAGGGCCGGGACAAGGAGAGCCTTGCCGGGGCGATTAAAGAAAAAGCGGAAACACTTTCCCTGCCCACCGGAGATCTGGCCGGACTGGAAACCTATCTTTACCGGATGAAGAGGCGGCTTATTCCCAAAGGCCTGCACGTTCTGGACCAGAAGCTTCAAGGAGAAGACTTGGTCAATTACCTGGCCGCCCTGGTGCGCTTTGACCGGGAAGTGCCCTCCTTTTACCGGACGGTGGCCGAAAAAATGGGCTTTTCCTACGAGAGCCTTGCTCGGAATCCCGAGGCCTTTGCCGCGGTGGAGCGGGAAGTGCACCGGGCCATCGAGCGCTGGCTGGCGGGGGAGGAGGCCCCCCTGCCGCCGGAGATAGGCCGTTACCTTGCCGGGATAAAGGAGAACATTGCCCGCTCCGAGGAAAGCGCGGGGCTTCTTTCCGTGCTGGACGGCCGCTACCTTGTTCCCAGCCTGGCCGGGGACCCAGTGCGCTCGCCTGAGGTTTACCCTGTCGGCCGGAATATGTACGAGTTCGACCCCCGGCTCATTCCTACGACGCTAGCGCTAAAGCGCGGGGAGGAAACAGTGAAGGCCATTTTGGAGAGATTTTACCGCACGCACGCTCGCTACCCAGAAACGGTGGGGACGGTGCTGTGGGGGTTTGAGACTTTAAGCACGGGTGGCGAAACCATTGCCCAGATCCTGGCTTACCTCGGCGTGCGCCTGGTTCGGAAGGAAAGCCCCTGGTTCAAGGAACTGGAGCTCATCCCTTTGGAGGAGCTCGGCCGACCGCGCATCGACGTTCTGGTGACCATCTGCGGTATCTTCCGCGATATATGTGCTCCCCAGATTGAACTGATCAATCAAGCGGTGCAACTGGCGGCCGGCGCCGCGGAACCGGAAGAGCTGAATTTTGTCCGCAAACACAGTTTGGAAATGGCAGCAGAACATGGTAATGCCAGCCGGGCGCGGGTGTTCGGGCCCCAGGCCACGGAGTACGCCACCTCCATGCGGACGCTGGTAGAAAGCGGGGTCTGGCGGGAAGAAAAGGAGCTAGCGGAAAGTTATGATAGTTCCATGAGTTACTGTTATTACCGGGGCAAGGTCGAGGAAAACCGGGCGCTCTTTGCCAGACTTGTCTCCACGGTTGACGTCGTCTCCCAGGTAAGGCACAGCACGGAATACGAATTCACCGATCTTGACCATTACTACGAGTTTTTCGGCGGGCTTTCCCGGAGCGTGGCGGAAAAGAAGGGAAAGGTTCCCGAACAATGGGTGGTAGACATTACAGAAGAAATCACCGAAGTGGCCGATGTGGGCCTGGCCATTGACCGTGCGGTGAGAACGCGCCTTTTCAACCCCGGGTGGATCGACGAGATGCTCAAACACAAACATCACGGTGCCCAAAAGATAGCCGAGAGAATCGAGTACCTGATCGGGCTTAAGGCCACCACCGGCCGGGTGGACGAATGGGTCTTTCGGGAAGCAGTCCGCCGCTTTCTCCTCGACCAGGAGATGCGCCGCCGGTTGACAGAAAATAACCGCTTCGCTGCTTTGAAAATCGCAAATAAGCTCGGCGAGGCCTTGCAAAGGGGTTACATGGGCCTCTCCGAAGAAGAATATAGCAAGCTAGTGGAAGCAGCTTTAGAGATAGAGGCCCAGATCGAGGAAGAAACTTGA
- a CDS encoding Uma2 family endonuclease: MPSIPEHLKFTYEDYLLLPEDRRYEIIGGDLFITPSPKRVHQRISLNLATILWSFAQPTAWEKSTKRRSMCFSAATMWCSRMCSS; the protein is encoded by the coding sequence ATGCCTTCCATCCCTGAGCACCTCAAGTTTACCTACGAAGATTATCTGCTTTTGCCTGAAGACAGGCGGTATGAAATTATCGGAGGCGACCTTTTCATAACTCCTTCCCCCAAGCGGGTGCATCAGAGGATAAGTTTAAATCTGGCTACCATTTTATGGTCATTTGCGCAGCCCACGGCCTGGGAGAAGTCTACGAAGCGCCGTTCGATGTGCTTTTCAGCCGCCACGATGTGGTGCAGCCGGATGTGCTCTTCGTGA